The segment GTCTCGGACGTTGTCGGCCAACCTCCTTTTAGCTGGCTGCTGGCACCGTGGGTTGCTGTCGTCGATATTGTTCTGGCGACGCAATACGATTGGCAATTTCTGACTCGGACAATGGCTGTCATTTCTTCCACGATCACCATGTCGGCGCTGATCTATTGGGCGGACCAAAAAGGGACATGGTGGCAGACTCAACTATCGCTGCGAAAACGAACGCACCGTTCGGCTGTCGGTCGTTCGGAAAATCGCGAGAGCAACCACCGCGCGAAGTCACCAACCGGGATGGGAGGTGCCAAGGCGATCATCTGGCACCAGGTTCATGCCGCCATTCACTATCGTTCTACGTTGGCGTTCGCATTGGCCATTCCAACCCTGTTGAGTTGCATGCCGTTGCTATCCAAAACGGTAAACCTGGCGACCTCGCTGAGCGTCATCGGAAGTATGGTGTTCTACTCCTTCTTGCTGCTACCGCCGGCGTTGATGCTGGACTTTCGCCGAAACGCGCAACGATTGGCGATGTGGAAAGCGATGCCAATTCGACCTATTGCGCTCACGTTCGGGCAGCTTTCCGTGCCGGTTGCATTGATGAGCCTCTTTCAGGCGTGCGTGCTGGCGATCGCAGTGTTGATCGGAGGCCATTCTCCGCTTATGTTTCTCGCGTGGCCAATGCTACTGCCGCTGAACGTGTTGATCATCGGCATGGAGAATGCGATCTTTCTGATGCAACCGTATCGAAGAAATCAGGAAGGCATCGAAGTCTTTTTCCGGACGATCCTGACGTTCACAGGCAAAGGCGTGATGTTCGCTGTCGGACTGGCGTTTACTTTAGTGTGGGCTTGGGCCGCGATCTCGATCGGGAAGGTGTTTGAGTCGCAAATTCTTGGAGCGTCGATCTTTGGAGCCGGCGTTCTGGTCGCGCTGTTCGTGCTGGCGTGGGCCTCGGCAAAAACGTGTGCTCGGCTGTTTGAGAAACTCGACGTCAGCCAGGACCTTCCGCCCGCGTAGCCTTCCGCCTGGCCGGAATGTGAAATCGGTGAAGAAACTTTCACATGGAGGTAATCGCACTTTAACGCGTGATTCTCAATTCCCTAACATTGGAAATCTACGATTTAAAAACATCGAGACGACAACGACGAGACCCTACTTGGCACAACAACTTTGACACGACAACTGGATAGGTGGTGGCGATGATTGTTCGCGACGTTTACTGGGTGGCGTGAATGGCCAGCAGAAACGTAAAACAATCTTTCGCAGAAAGGCTCTCCGTCGCACAGCGATGGAGAGCCTGTTTTTTTGGACTGACTGATCAGTCAGAGACGACCGAAGCCGGTTCGGCAGCGTTTTCGATTTCGTCGGCGGCATCAATCAGCTTCGCAACCACATCGGCATCGCACATTCCATCTGTCGAGAGGTTGAGCGTACTCGCGCGAGGAAGTTCTGACATGCCTTTAAGGTAGGACCGATCGTAATAGGTCAGCGAAATCTCCGCCGCCGTCCTGAGGTCTCCGGCTTCGATGGCTTTTATCGCATCGATCATATTCTGCCCGCCGAGACGTTTTTGAATTCCGCGAGTCGCGTCGATTAGTTCTTCGTGATCCAGATCGCCGTATTCTTCCAACAGGATATCCAAACGCTTTTCTTTGGCGACGTCCAGAAAAACCGCGGATGAGCGTCGGATCTGTTTCACAAAACGAGACGGCACAACGACTCGGCCCAATCGACTGCCTTCATCTTCGACCCAAAAACGACGCTTCGGATCAAGTGCCTGAACTGCAGCAAACAGGCGATTTTCAAACTGCTCCGTCGTTGGCTGTTGCCCCAAACCGATGGCTCCGAACGAAGATCCGCGGTGATTGGCGAGCCCCTCCAGATCGACAATTTGCTCGCCCGCCTCACGCAACAGCTCCAGAAAATTTGTCTTGCCCGCACCCGTCAGACCGCTGAGCACGACCATGCGGTGACGACGCCCAATTTGGCGTTGAGCCATTCTGCGGAAAGCCTTGTAGCCACCTTCCAGCACACGAACCTTGATCCCTGCCATATCCAACAGCCACGCAAACGACTGGCTTCTCATTCCGCCGCGCCAGCAGTGAACGTAGGCCGTGAAATCGGAGCCCGGTTCGCTCGAATCGGTGACCTCGGATGACCCTTCGGCCAGAATTTGATTTGTCGTTCGAACGAAACCTGCCATTTTCGGACCGACGAACTCGAGCCCTTTTTCCATCGCAACGTTGCGACCGGAATTGACATAGAGCGTCCCAATGATGGCTCGTTCTTCGTCGCTGAATAGCGGAACATTCGTCGCGCCGGGAACGTGTCCAGCCGCGAACTCTTTGGGAGAACGCACGTCGATGATCGTTCCGCCTTGAGATTCTCGATAGAATTCTTCTGCGGAAATTCTGTTCATGCAGTGCCAAAAAAAAAGAGACGAACTGCCGATGGCAGCACGCCTCTATTGTGTTGAATTGACTTTATGTTTCAAGAGGACCGAATCCGCAATAGTACACATACGTGCCAGACGCCAATCCGACGACGAGTGCAACCAACATGATGATCGTCGGCATCAGAAGCGTTTTGCCCTGCATGAAACCAAAGATGATGCAGTACAGACCTCCGGTGAGTACGCAAGCAATTCCGTGGCCAATTTTTGCCCGGAAAGCGACGTAAGTCAGCCAGATTGTCATTCCGATCCACATGCAACAGGAAGCGATGAAGCTGATGCCACCCGAGTTGTAGTAAAGTGAAATCTGGTCCATCGAGAAAATGACAACAAGTCCGATTGCGACCAGAATCGCGAGGATGACTCCGGCTACGCCAGCGATCACAAACGAGTCGCCTCCGTCGCCAAAGTCCTGATCGTCGGCACCGATCGGCGTTTCCTCGATTTCGGCCTCGGCCTTCCGCATGATTTTTTCAGCGTCAGTCAAACCGGTGTCGACTTCACCTTCCGCGTTTTCCCGCGCCGTCCGCAAACGCTTCCCGGTTTCCAGATTAAAGCCGCACTCCACACACAACACAGCCCCTGGAGTGATCTCTGTGCCGCAGTCAGGGCAGATCGGCCCGCCGCTACTGACGGGGCCGACGTTGGCCTCCCGCAGCAGGTCCTCCATCGGATCCACAGGTTTGGAGGAGGATGACGCCGCCATCGCTGAGGATACCGGTGCGGCTGAAACCGCCGGAATCACCATCCGTTCCTTGCACTTGGGGCATTTAACTTTTTTACCGGCCAGCTCGTCCCTTGCATTGAAGGTTGAGCTACAGCTGCCACATGTCGCTCGAATTGCCATCTAATTCAAATTCCAATTCCTGAATCCAACTCGCGATCACTAACAGACGAACCGCGAAACTCCGTCTCGTTGATATTGTGAGCGACACGACCGATCAGGCAACCGCTTTTGTTGCCGTGTTCTGTTTTACCGGGAAATCAGGGTCGAAATCATGCCCAAAACCAATAATCCGCCACAACCGGACACTGACCGTGGTGCAAACCGCAGAAACGTCCCGGTGAGAACTATCTCCGAATCGATCGTTGCTTTCCTGTTCGCGCACGATGCCAATCAGACCGACCGACGGGCGTGCGGTTCCAGTGAGCTGAGTTGTGACAGATTGTCATTCGAATTTGAGGCACCGATTGGTCTTTGTCAACGCTGGCCGCAATTTCTCTGCGTGTAAAACCGATTCCGGCTGATTTTCAGCCCGATCTTGGGTTTGGCCCGGGAGTTGCTTTCTGTCGGTGAAAGCTCGTCGAAGAGCAAATCTGGCAGGGACGGTACGTCGGTCCTTGCAGCAGACTGACAGTTACCCCTGACATTTACGACATTCTCCGGAGGATACGGACTGATGGCCACGACTGCCAAAAAGAAACCAGCCAAAACAAAAACTCGCCTGCAACCTCTTGGCGAGCGAATCGTCGTCGAGCGCGTGCTCACTGAGGACAAGACTTCTGGCGGGATTTTCCTTCCGGAGTCAGCCAAGGACAAGCAATCTCGCGGCACCGTGATCGCTGTCGGCGAAGGTCGATTGCTCAAGGACGGCTCGCGATCTCCGTTGCAAGTCCAGCCTGGCGATGAAGTCCTGTTCACGACTTACGGACCGGAAGAATTCAAAGACGGCGACCAGGAATTTTTGCTGATGCGTGAAGACGACGTCCTCGCGATCCTCGGCTAGTCGCCTCCAACCATACAAACCAAGAAACCAAGGAATATAACAATGGCTAAGATGATCGCTTTCGAACAGGAAGCTCGCGAAGCAATTCGTAAAGGCGTTTCGAAACTTGCTCGTGCCGTCAAAGTTACACTCGGCCCCAAAGGTCGTAACGTGATTCTGCAAAAGAGCTTCGGTTCACCGACTGTCACAAAAGACGGCGTTAGCGTTGCCAAAGAGATCGAGCTTGAAGACGTCTATGAGAACATGGGCGCTCAAATGGTTCGCGAAGTCGCCAGCAAGACCAGCGATGTCGCCGGCGATGGTACGACTACCGCAACTGTGATGGCAGAAGCCATTTTCAACGAAGGCCTCAAAGCCGTTACCGCTGGCGTCAATCCGATCCAGATGAAAAACGGTATCGAGAAAGCCGTTGCTGACATCTGCGACAAGCTGACTAGCATGTCGATCAAGATCAAGAACAAGACCGAGATGGCCAATGTTGCTTCGATTGCTTCGAACAACGATTCCGAGATCGGCAACTTGCTCGCTGACGCAATGGAAAAGGTCGGCAAAGACGGCGTGATCACCGTTGACGAAGGCAAGAGCCTGAACACGGAAGTCGAATGGGTCGAAGGGATGCAATTCGATCGCGGCTACCTTTCGCCTTACTTCGTGAACGAAACGGGCAGCATGGAATGCGTTTTCGAAGACGCTTACATCCTTGTCTTCGAAAAGAAGATCTCAAACATCAAGGACATGGTTCCTGTGCTTGAGAAAGTTGTCCAGCAGGGCAAGCCTCTGGTCATCATCGCGGAAGACGTCGACGGTGAAGCTCTGGCGACACTGGTTATCAACCGCCTGCGTGGCTCGTTCAATTGCTGTGCCGTCAAGGCTCCTGGTTACGGCGATCGCCGCAAAGCCATGATGGAAGACATCGCGATCCTGACCGGCGGACAGCCGATCTTCGAAGCTCTCGGCATCAAGCTTGAGAACCTTGGTCTTTCGGACCTTGGACGTGCGAAGAAAGTCATCATTTCGAAGGACAACACGACAATCATTCAGGGCGGCGGAAAGACTGCTGACCGAATGGCTCGTATCGATCAGATCCGACGCGAAATCGAAAACACTTCGAGCGATTACGATCGTGAGAAGCTTGAAGAGCGTCTTGCGAAGTTGGCTGGTGGCGTTGCCAAGGTTAACGTTGGTGCAGCGACTGAAAGCGAAATGAAAGAAAAGAAGGCTCGCGTTGAGGACGCACTTCACGCGACTCGTGCGGCTGTCGAAGACGGAATCTTGCCCGGCGGTGGCGTGGCGTTGCTTCGTGCTTCTGCGAACGTCAAACCTGGCGAGCTTTCTGATGACGAGAAGACTGGCTACAACATCGTGGTCCGTGCCTGTCGTGCTCCGCTGAGCATGATCGCCAGCAATGCTGGTCAAGACGGCGGAATCGTTTGCGAAAAAGTCGTCGAAGGCAAAGCGAACTTCGGCTACAACGCTCTGACCGACGTCTACGAAGACCTCGTCAAAGCCGGCGTCATCGATCCTGCAAAGGTTACGAAGACTGCTCTGTCGAACGCAGCCAGTGTCGCGACTCTGTTGCTGACAAGCGACGCGTTGATCGCGGACAAGCCTGAGAAATCGTCGGCTGGCCACGGTCACGATCACGACGAAATGTACTAGCAGCGCTGGCTCAGGCTTCGGCCCGGGCACATCGCGAATGACGACCAACCGACGGAAGTCGTTTAAATAGAAACGCCGGACAGGATTTTATCTTGTCCGGCGTTTTTCGTGTTAGTTGGATGGGCATCGACGCTAAGTCCTCCAGTCAAAAAGTTGTTGCTATTTCACCTTTGAGTTTTCATTTGGGTTCCTCAATTCAGCATCGTGGGAGCATCAGGCTGCTAACGATCTTCGCCTTTGCAGCAACAACGCCGCACCAACTCCAAACAGTAGTGTTGCGGACGCAGGTTCCGGGACTGCGGATGTTACGAAGATGTTGACCCCGCCATAGCTTGCCACTGAGTCGATCAGTTGACCATCAGCGAACGTCGATAGCAGCAAGGGGTTTTCGTGGTCCGAGAGGTTGTAAGTCGTGACGTTTCCGACGTCGCCCGCGTCAACGAGCAGCGTTGCCAGCTCCAGTTCGTACACGTCGGGCGTCCCAACATCCGAGCCTACTTCGACGCCACCAAAGATGTTTGTTGTGGACCCGAAAAGATCCAGTCGGTCTCCAAGGATTCCGAGATCATTTAATAAAGAATCATTGAACAGAGGATTCAATGAAACCCCGGACACCGATTCGATTGTTGAAGCGGCCCCTCCGGTCGAAGTCGCGAAATCTGCACAGATTCCAAAGTTGACGAGCCCGTCGAATCCGCCGGTGGCCAGGCGAGCGACGTCGCCATCGGTCACTGTCTCCCGCAGCATGATAGAAACTTCGACGCTCGAACCTTCGACGACGTAGTACTCCGGCTGCTCGAATACCAACTCGTAAACTTGATCCGCTTTTGATTCAGCTACGCCTGCAAAATTTGCGAACGTAGCCAAAAAGAATAACTTGACTGACCGATTCATTTGTTCTGACTCCGATGTGTGATTGGTTAAGACGCATCTAAACCATAGGTCGCGCGGAGCTTCGTTTGACCGACGCGAACGAAAGAGCCGGCTCAAAATTTGACATCGCTTTCAGGCTTACATTCCGCCCGATCGGAAAAATCTCCTCGTGAATTTGTAGGCTAGTGGAAATGCGATCTCCGTTATTTCTTTCAGCGCGCCCGTCAATGATGCCAAACGCAAAATCCCGTGGGTTTACCCTTGAAACCCATTGCAAGCTTGTAATTGGTACGATTTGACGCAGCAAATTTTCAAAAGCCGCTTGGTCAATTCGCGGGGTGATATGCGATAGATTTGGCGCCTCAAGTTCTCATGCGATTGCAAATCGAGTTTCGGTCCGCAGCTGAAATTTGACTTTGCCGCACGTTTGTAAGGCAACAGGACTCCGGCTACGATGCGATTCATTGATCGATGATTCTTAAGAAGTCTGCCATGCTCAAACCACGCACCACAGCGATTGCGATTGCCTTATTGTTCGCGGCTACCGCGCTGAGTTTCGCTCAGGAAATTCCCAAGCCGGCCATGCACCGAATGGACGGGACGATCGAGTGGGTTTATGACTACGAGAAAGGGCAGGAGCTTAGCCAGGAATCCGGCAAGCCGATGTTTGTTGTCTTTCGGTGCGAACGCTGAGCGGATTGCTCAGATTTCGACGGGCAGGTTGTCCGTAAAGACAAACATATCGGTACGCTGGCCAAAAATTTCGTATGCGTACGCATCCAGTCGATGAACGGAATCAATCTCGATCGCTTCCAGTTTGAGTTCGACCTGACCTGGATGGCTTTCTTTCAAAACGCGGAGGGCAGAACTTACGCGCGCTACGGTGGGCGCGATGACGGAGGCGCAGAATCGTGGCTGACGAAACAGTCGCTAATCAAGACCATGCAAAAAGTTCTGCTGTTGCATCAAGGCAACGACGTTCAACCGATTTCAAAGTTCGAACCGTTTCCGGATAGTGTGTCTACACCTGCCGATGTGCCGACGCTCAAGCCGATGATGGCGAAACGAAAAGGCTCTTCGTGCATTCATTGTCACGACGTCAAGAACTCTGCGCTGCGGCATCTACACGACACTGGAAAGCTCAAAAAATCGATGGTGTTCACTTACCCGTCGCCGTCTCTGTTTGGTTTGAATCTTGATCCAGACACGCAAAACGTTGTCGCGAGTGTGGAAGAAAATTCGCCAGCACAGAAAGCTGGAATCCGCCGCGGCGATGTTGTGAACACGTCTGAAGGCCAAAGAATTCTGACGTTCGCCGATTTCACGCGAGTGCTTGAGTTTGCGCCAGCTGAAGGAAGTTTGAATCTGACCATTTCGCGTGGTGAGAAATTGCAAGACGTGAAGATCGAGCTTCCCGAGGGCTGGAAAATCAGCAACGATCCTTCCTGGCGTCCTTCGGTTGGCGTCGTTGGATCTGGAGGCGGATTTTGGGGCAAGGCTGCGAATGCGCAGCAGCGAAAGAAAGCTGGATTGGGTCCAGACGCGTTGGCCATTCGCGTCACGTTCATTTGGGCGAAACACGCGAAAGAAGCCGGCATCAAAATGAACGATTTGGTCGTTGGCGTCGAAGGGCAAGTCCACGACATGAACATGCGGCAGTTCCACAACTGGTTGCAACTGAACCGCAATTGGGGCGATGAGGTGACTCTGACGGTAATGCGAAAAGGCCAGCGAAAGAATCTGAAAATGGTGCTACCAACAACGCCCGAAGAGTGAGTCGGCTGTCGATGCCGGGATTGGCAGTCATATCGAAATGCATAGATCGTGATCTGAACGACAGCGATTTATTATGCCACAGAGGTCACCGAGTCCACAGATACCATGCGAAATCTCGTTGGATCAGTTTTCAGTTACTCTTGGATCAGGCTCTAGACTTCCTTCAATTTACGTTCGGTTTAGGGCGTCGACTATTTCCTCGGAGGACTCGGTGACCTCGGAGGTTTTCCATCCGCGTCCCAAATCTACTGGGCAAACCAAACATAGATTCCGATCACCATCACCACGAGCGATGCTCCAACCCACGAAGCATGCTTCCACGGAGTCAAATCAACGGCTTCGACGTTCTTCTGTTCGTACGGCGTCGCGCGCTTCATTCCTGCGAACTCTCCAAGGCAATATTGCATTGCCAATAGCAGGACCAACACGGCTCCCATATAGTGATACCCGGATCCGAAGACGCCCAGGACCCAATCGAATTCACCGATGGATGAGAAAAATGTTCCCAGGCTCATCAGACCAAGGCCGACGGCAATCGTGATCAAAGCCGACTTGCCGTTGACGGTTTTGTTGAACATGGCCAACAGCATGATTGCGCACAACGGAGTGAAATACACGCCGTTTAACTTCTGAAAGAATCCGAAAACGCCGTCTCGACCGTGAAAGAATATCGGTGCCGCGATCACGGCGAAGACAGCGACGACGAAACTGCAAATCTGGCCGACACGAACCACTTTTTCGGTCGCAGCAGATGGATTGAGATACTTTTTGTAGACGTCTAGCGAGAACAATGTCGCGCTCGAGTTCAAAACCGAGTTAAAGGTCGACAGAATTGACCCCACGATCACGGCAGCGAAAAAGCCCAGCATCCAATCAGGAAGTACGCGACTGACCAAGGCTCCATAGGCCTGGTTTGCGTCGACAACTCCATCGACTGTCATTGCTTTCACCATTTCCGGATCCTGTGCTCCGAGCGTCAGGTACGCCGCGGTGATGCCGGGCAGGATTAAAATCACAGGACCGAAAATTTTCAGGAACGCTGCCAGCAGAACGCCCTTCTGGCCTTCGGCGAGGTTCTTCGCGCCAAACGTTCGCTGAATGATTTGCTGATTCAGACACCAATAGGTGAAGTTCAACATCAGCACACCGGTGAACAGCGTCGGCCAATGCGTGTCTTCGCCGGCCTTGCCCATCGACTGAAACGCGTCCGGATTATGAGCCTTGATTTTGCTGAACGCTTCCGCGAATCCTCCCTCGCCAGCCACGATTTGCAGCGAGAAAAATGTGATCAACAATCCACCGACCAACAGGCCCGCACCGTTTAAAGTGTCAGAAACGGCAACGGCTTTCAGTCCTCCAAAGATCGCATACGCGGCGCCGACAACGGCGATGAAAAGGATGACGGCAATAATGGTATTGAGTTCGGAAAACCCAAACATTTCCTTCAAGCCGAGCATTCCATCGAGCCCCGTGGCTCCCAAATAGAGCACGAAAGGCAGCAGAATTAGCATGTAGGCGACGATAAAGATCCCGGCCGTCACCGATCGAACGGAAGGGTCGTATCGCTCCTCGAGGAACTGTGGAATCGTGGCGATTCCGGACTTCAAATATCGCGGCAGGAAGAACAGTGCGAGAATCACCAGCGAGATTCCGGCAACGGTCTCCCAGCACATCAGCGAAAGTCCGTCGTCGAACGATCCCGCGTTGAGCCCGATCAACTGCTCTGTCGAAAGGTTCGTCAGCAGCAACGATCCGGCAATAAAAATCGCTGAAAGACTTCGTCCGGCGAGAAAGAATCCTTCGTCGGTGTGGACGTCCGTGTTGCGAGTTAGTCGCCAGGTCAGGAATGCAACCAGAGCTGTGAAAAAGAGAAACGATACGATCGTAAGAGTCATGGCGGCCCGGTGGTGGAGGTGGCTTTCGCGAACGAGAACCACCAGAATAGCACCGCAGCGGCGGTCATGCCACCTTCCCGAATACGTCCCGGTTTGAGCGAACGCTTTTCGCGCGAATGTTTACTTTCCGGTTTCTTCCCACCATCCGCCAGGCGGAGTGAAATCGTCCTTCAAAAAGTTGGCTGCTGATCTCTCAAGATTGGGCAACAGCTTCTCCTGAATTCGCATTCGTTCCTTATCGGCCTTGCTCACGGAATAGTCCGGATTGGGAACAGGCATTCGTGCTTCAACGTTTTGCAGCCAGCCATCAAGTTCCGTTCGCAGTGCCGCAACCCTATCCGGATTCTGATCGGCCAAATCATCAAGCTCCGCAACATCGTCGGCGATATTGTACAGCTCGTCGCGACCGTCTTCGTAGTAGTGAATCAGTTTCCAATCGCCGTCGATGACGACCGAACTCGGCTCGCCGCCCTGATTGCCGTAGTGCGGGTAATGCCAATAGAGATTCCGATTCTCGATCGCTTCGCCTTTCAACAACGGAGCGAGGCTCACGCCATCGGCATGCTGCTGCGGTCGAAGGTCCTGCCCGGTCAACTCAAGCAGCGTTGGATAAAAGTCAGCTCCTGTCGCGGGCGTATTGCAGGTCGAACCTGCCTGAATCGTTTTGGGCCACATGATGTAGTAAGGCTCGCGAATGCCGCCTTCCCACTGCCGACCTTTGCCACCGCGGAGTGGCAAATTCGAAGTCGCCTTTCCATCACCCGCAGAAACTCCGCCGTTGTCGGAAGTGAAAACGACAATTGTGTTTTCGGACAGACCAAGCTCATCCAGTTTCGCCATCACGATGCCAACTGCGTCGTCCATCGACTCAACCATGCCGCCGTAGATCGGATGATCCTGAACCTGCCGGACTGGCGTGGTGCGATCAATCAAAAACCGATCTTTGGGTTGTTCCGAGTTCGCGATCGCTTTGTCGCGATACTTTCGCCATAGCTCTTTGGTGGTTTGAATCGGAGCGTGCACGGAATAGAAAGCCAAACAGGCAAAAAACGGTTCGTCACTGTGTTCCTCGATGAACGACGCCGTCTCGTGCCCCAATCGCAGCGGCAAAAGTTCGCCCTTTGGGCCGTTTTTCATTAGCGGATTGTCCCAGGGAGAGAAGAAGCCTCCCGGAGGCGAACCACGATGGTGCCCACCGACGTTGAACTCAAATCCATGGTCAGTTGGCAATGATCCTTCGCCACCAAGATGCCATTTTCCGGCAAAGAAAGTCCGATAACCGCTTTCACGAAACGCTTCGGCCATCGTCGTGTCGTCCGCGGGCAACCCATGGTTGTAAGTTGGAGGCAGCAGCTTTGTATTGCGTTTCCATTGCTTTCCTTCGGGTGCGCCGATCCAGTCAGTGATCGCCAATCTGGCCGGATACTTCCCGGTCATAATGCTGGCTCGGGACGGGCTGCAAACCTGACACGTCGCATAGCCCCGCGTGAATTTCATTCCGCCGTTGGCGATGCGATCGATGTTCGGCGATTCGTAAAACGTGCTGCCTTCGTTGCTCAGATCGTTCCAGCCGAGGTCGTCAGCCAGAATGAACACTACATTCGGGCGATCCTCAGCGCCAGGCGTATCAGGTTGATCTGCGAACAGCAGCGCAACCGGAAAGCAAACCCACGCAAACACAAAACAGGAATGGAGCAACTTGAAATTCATGGTGGAGCCGACCTTGCAAAGAAGTACAAGCTCCAATCATAACCCGTCGGCTTCACGGTTCCAGCCCGCAAAGCCGATTGCCATCGCGACAAATTATTCGTCGCCAAGATCCAGGCGTTCCTGGAACCAAAGCATGTGATAGCCGGTGTCATCCGATGTCATGAACCACCCCTGAGGCGACATGTACTTGCTGAGAACATCCATCGACGGAAGCTCGTGATCATCGAGCACGCCTTTGACGACTTTGAAGAACTCGTTGTCTTCAGATTGTGACGCCAGCAGGCTTCTGGTCGAATCCGAATTGGCATAATCCAACATCGGTTGAAGCTGATGCTTAGGTTGGCTGTAGGAAAGAGCCACCGGCATGTCCGTTCCCAGCAATCGCGTCATTTGATCCGCCATTTTCACGAACTCTTCGTCGTTGTTTAGCGGTTCGACTTCGCCTTTGAAAGTCGCAACGGCTCGTTCCATCGCTTCGATGCTGTCGGTGAAAACGAGACTGGTTCCGATGACCGAGACATTGGGACGAGGCATCCGGATCGTCGCCTCAAGTTGTTGGCGACTTTCACTATCGTCTTCATTGCCTCTGCGTTCATTGCGTTCGGCACGACGTTTCCGCCGAGCTTCCGCGCGTTCTTCGATGGCGCTTTCGCTGACCGCCCAATAAGTGAATCCTTCGTACTCAGATTTCTCAATTCCTGTGTTTCCATTCTCGTTCAAAACAGCCACGATTTTGTCGGCAACTTCCATCGCAGCATCGACATCGTTGAGTCCCAATCCGACCAACCAGGATGCACTGTTCAATTTGCCAGGATCAACGCTCAGTTGAGTCACGGAAATGCGGCCGGAAAACTGCGAAAGGATGTCTTCCTCCAATGACATTTCCAGTCTGGCATCGATGTTCTCAGCGATGAAGTTATCGAACGTTCCTTCCTCAATTGCCAAGTCAAAGATACCTCGAAGTTCCTGGAACATCTGAGGAATGTCCCAACTGGTTGTGGTGTAGAAAAAAGCGTCGCTCGGCATCCAGTTTTCTGGTTCGTAATCGCCAGGTTTCAAAGAGATCATTTTGGTGATCCCTTTCCGCGGGCTCGAGAGCAATAGATGTCCGTGCATGATCGTCTCGTATTCGTCGTCGCCAAAAATCAGCGATCCGCCAGCTGCGAGAATGCTGTCCAGGCCGATGGCTGGGAACAAGGCGATCGCTGTTTGAGCCCCGATGTCTCCGCGGCCGATGCTCTTGTACAGGCTGATCGGGTCGACAAAGAAACGAATATCGTTAGGGAAGTCTTTCTTGCTGCGGCATCGGTTCATGATCGTGATGAACTTGCGATTCTTGGACAGCGGTCGAACTTTTTTGACTTCCTCTCCATCCCAACGAAGAAAGAAATCATTGAGTACTTTGTCGCTCGAACACGCAATAATCAATCCGTCGCGCTGAGTCTTGAACCATGGATTTCCATTGATCATGATTTTCTGGACTGGAGCACCTGATTCGAGTTCCTCGTCTTCACGCTCAACGCCGCCTTCGCTCAATTTGTTGTCGAGCACACCCAACGCTTTATCGACCGCTTCGTTATCTTCACCGACTTCCAGGATAAAC is part of the Mariniblastus fucicola genome and harbors:
- a CDS encoding Trx7/PDZ domain-containing (seleno)protein, which codes for MLKPRTTAIAIALLFAATALSFAQEIPKPAMHRMDGTIEWVYDYEKGQELSQESGKPMFVVFRCERUADCSDFDGQVVRKDKHIGTLAKNFVCVRIQSMNGINLDRFQFEFDLTWMAFFQNAEGRTYARYGGRDDGGAESWLTKQSLIKTMQKVLLLHQGNDVQPISKFEPFPDSVSTPADVPTLKPMMAKRKGSSCIHCHDVKNSALRHLHDTGKLKKSMVFTYPSPSLFGLNLDPDTQNVVASVEENSPAQKAGIRRGDVVNTSEGQRILTFADFTRVLEFAPAEGSLNLTISRGEKLQDVKIELPEGWKISNDPSWRPSVGVVGSGGGFWGKAANAQQRKKAGLGPDALAIRVTFIWAKHAKEAGIKMNDLVVGVEGQVHDMNMRQFHNWLQLNRNWGDEVTLTVMRKGQRKNLKMVLPTTPEE
- a CDS encoding solute:sodium symporter family transporter is translated as MTLTIVSFLFFTALVAFLTWRLTRNTDVHTDEGFFLAGRSLSAIFIAGSLLLTNLSTEQLIGLNAGSFDDGLSLMCWETVAGISLVILALFFLPRYLKSGIATIPQFLEERYDPSVRSVTAGIFIVAYMLILLPFVLYLGATGLDGMLGLKEMFGFSELNTIIAVILFIAVVGAAYAIFGGLKAVAVSDTLNGAGLLVGGLLITFFSLQIVAGEGGFAEAFSKIKAHNPDAFQSMGKAGEDTHWPTLFTGVLMLNFTYWCLNQQIIQRTFGAKNLAEGQKGVLLAAFLKIFGPVILILPGITAAYLTLGAQDPEMVKAMTVDGVVDANQAYGALVSRVLPDWMLGFFAAVIVGSILSTFNSVLNSSATLFSLDVYKKYLNPSAATEKVVRVGQICSFVVAVFAVIAAPIFFHGRDGVFGFFQKLNGVYFTPLCAIMLLAMFNKTVNGKSALITIAVGLGLMSLGTFFSSIGEFDWVLGVFGSGYHYMGAVLVLLLAMQYCLGEFAGMKRATPYEQKNVEAVDLTPWKHASWVGASLVVMVIGIYVWFAQ
- a CDS encoding sulfatase, with the protein product MNFKLLHSCFVFAWVCFPVALLFADQPDTPGAEDRPNVVFILADDLGWNDLSNEGSTFYESPNIDRIANGGMKFTRGYATCQVCSPSRASIMTGKYPARLAITDWIGAPEGKQWKRNTKLLPPTYNHGLPADDTTMAEAFRESGYRTFFAGKWHLGGEGSLPTDHGFEFNVGGHHRGSPPGGFFSPWDNPLMKNGPKGELLPLRLGHETASFIEEHSDEPFFACLAFYSVHAPIQTTKELWRKYRDKAIANSEQPKDRFLIDRTTPVRQVQDHPIYGGMVESMDDAVGIVMAKLDELGLSENTIVVFTSDNGGVSAGDGKATSNLPLRGGKGRQWEGGIREPYYIMWPKTIQAGSTCNTPATGADFYPTLLELTGQDLRPQQHADGVSLAPLLKGEAIENRNLYWHYPHYGNQGGEPSSVVIDGDWKLIHYYEDGRDELYNIADDVAELDDLADQNPDRVAALRTELDGWLQNVEARMPVPNPDYSVSKADKERMRIQEKLLPNLERSAANFLKDDFTPPGGWWEETGK